The Onthophagus taurus isolate NC chromosome 6, IU_Otau_3.0, whole genome shotgun sequence region ATAACGTTTATTTTAGTCAGGTATTCGTTGACATTTAAAGAACTTGTTCTAAATacttcaaataaaacaaaaaattgctACTTAACAATAGAtaagtatttatatttattttatttaacagtTATATACAAGATGcgatcatttcattttatacaaactAACTCTATTCGAATGAtaataacgttaaaaaattgatttgtacCTGAATAGGTTAAAACTCCGTTCggattttacaattttaataaacatttttcataaaaataaattgaattttaagcCTTTTCGTTTAATGGGATTCCTTCAGGTGTCCTCGTTTTTTCCGGTTGAGATTTTGTAAAAGCAAACCTGTACAAGATAGCTGCAGCTGCTCCAGCACTTAACGGACCAACCCAATATACCCAATGACCGGCCCAATCTCCGTTTAATAAAGCCGGGGCAAAACTTCTTGCCGGATTCATGTTAGCACCAGAATAAGGTCCctataaatataatgaattaattaaataagatcaaaattaaattttattttacttacacCAGCCATTGCTAAAACAGTGATCATAAATCCAAGACGAAGAGTCACAGAATCATGTTTATCCGTATTCCTCCAATCCCAAACAGCACAACACGTTAATGTTAGGATGAAAGAGAGGACGAATTCGTTTAATAAAGCTTGTGGGGCGGTGATTCCCGGGCCAAAAGCTGGGGAACAAGTTCCTACTGCAGCTTCGGGGCCTTTTAAAATTCCAGGTGGAGTCATAGCCTATAAATTAGTTCAAggttaaaaatgctttaatttaaatgtgtAGAGTTTCGCGTTTAATGGCAAGAACttgttgaataacaactaagtAAATTACCATGTAGTTCAGGGACGCTTGTTGCGAATAATCATCGATTACTTACCATTAAAGTGGCGTATCCGGCTAAAGCCCCCAAAAATTGAGCCAAAAAATAAATCGGAACTAACAATAAAGGTAAATGCCCTAAGATAGCAGCAGCTAATGTTACGATTGGGTTGATATGACCACCGGAAACGTGACCAAAAcactacaaaataaaaaattctatgttaaaatctaaaacgaaattttaaatgaataatacaagtaaatacaaaattatgtCACGTTTAAAAGTGTTACAAATTTACGTTTTCATTCGTATATTTTCAGACCTTCCCTTTTGGATAAAGTTCAAACGTTTCGTTTCGTTTCGTCTCAAGGCGCCATCACAAAGTTCATAtatccaaaattaaaaacgaaaccgtttaaatttttttcaacctCTAATAGCAACTAAAAAGAAGTCGAAATCTCTTTCTATTTATAATTTGAGTTAGTTACAGATTGTTTTTCCATTTACTAAAATTAGGAGAAGGAATCCTTATTGATCAAACCCTCACGACTTAAAAAACATGTTTGTTCTATTccttagaaaaaaattcttaacttCGTCAATCTTGTTGGTTTTATCAATCGAGATGAAAATCGACGAAAACTGATTACACAAATTTTGTGTTTCGACCGAACTTTCTGCACCTAAATTTAGAACTCTTGGCAACAGGTACGGATTGTTGTTTATCTGGACCTTGTGATCTACACATTGTTGTTCGCTATCATCGTCGATTAAGGTTATTTGAAGAACCCGTAACCGTTTTGAAATCGATTCGTTATTTACGAATTATCGGgttatttgttttttcttattcggTGTTTATCGAATCAATAATCAGATTCAGGAATTTATGGGGCGATATCGCAGGAATAAATACGATAATTGTTGTGGTTACCTGAATCGCCACCATCACGGCTAAACCGAAAATCCAGGCTATTGACTCATGAGGTTGGCCGATTGCTGTCAATTTAACGCATCCTTGGCAACCCAAAAACACCAAAACTGCTGTACCGAAGAATTCGCCGAAAAATTTGATTACTCTTTCGGCTGTATTGGAATTGTCGTTTACTACTATTTTATTtcctgaaaataaaaaaaaatgtatttaatgaaataaatggtACTCTTAGTGAAATGATGTATCGGCGATTTTGTGTGAAAAAGAATGAAAATGGGTAAAATCgagatatctttattttttttcctatAACTTCTGcgctttttttaaaattaatatggtGGATAAGTTAATGTATTAACTGAagtattttgaacaaaaaaggTTCTCTTAATGAATACTCTATCAGCAACCAGTtcggagataaaaatgattttgtgttaaaaagaGCAAGAAATCGACAAAACAGCAATATCTTTATTATCGCGGTTATAAAATCTACACCGGtgtttgaattaaaatgtTGGGTATGTTTATGAATACACTGAAGTATTTCGAAGAAAAAAGGTGCTCTTAGTGAATGCTCTATCAGCAACCGATTTGGAGATAAACAGGATTTTGTGTGAAAAAGAATGAAAATGGGTAAAATCgagatatctttattttcgttCCTATAACTTCTgtgctttttttaaaattaatatggtGGATAAGTTAATGTATTAATTGAagtattttgaacaaaaaaggTTGTCTTAACGAATACTCTATCAGCAACCAGTTCGGAGatagaaatgattttgtattaaacggaagtaaaaatcgaaaaaacaGCAATAGCTTTATTATCGTTCTTATAACATCTACATCgctctttaaattaaaatgatggGATTGTTTATGAATACACTGAAGTATTTCGAAGAAAAAAAGTTCATTAGTGAATGCTCCATCAGCaattgattttgaaataaacaagATTTTATGTGAAAAAGAACGAAAATCGGTAAAATCGcgatatctttattttctttcctaTAACTTCTGCATTactctttaaattaatatggTGGGTAAGTTAATGCATTAATTGAagtattttgaacaaaaaaagtTCTCTTAATGAATGCTCTATCAGCAATCAGTtcggagataaaaatgattttgtgttaaaaagaGCAAAAAATCGACAAAACAGCAATATCTTTATTATTGTTCTTATAACATCTACACCgctctttaaattaaaatgatggGTATGTTTATGAATACACTGAAGTATTtcgaagaaaaaaagtttattagtGAATGCTCCATCAGCAAccgattttgaaataaacaacattttatgtGAAAAAGAACGAAAATCGGTAAAATCGAGATATCTTTATGTTCTTTCCTATAACTTCTGAGCTactctttaaattaatatggTGGGTAAGTTAATGTATTAATTGAagtattttgaacaaaaaaggTTGTCTTAATGAATACTCTATCAGCAATCAGTtcggagataaaaatgattttgtgttaaaaagagaaaaaaaatcgacaaAACAGCAATATCTTCATTATTGTTCTTATAATATCTACAGCgttctttaaattaatatgatGGGTGTGTTTATGAATACACTGAAGTATTTCGAGCAAAAAATGTTCTGTTGGTGAATACTCTATATGCAACTGATTTGGAGATATAGAAGATAAAGTGTTGAAGTGAACAAAAtacctaaaaattaaagatatcttCGTTATCTTCGCTATAACTTCTATATTACTCCTTAAATTGAATCGATGAGTAtttatatgaagtttttgAACTAGAAAGATACTCCTAGTAAAATCTTTTAGCAGCATCTTTtacaataagaaaattttaattagacaatatttgtaaataattgattataaatgAATATAACTTTCCAAATTTAcccaaataacatttttatcaaattatattaggttaataatataatcaaTTCCGAATTAATTCTATAAACAGCATGCTATACAAAGATAAACGATTTAGATTTTCATAACCGAATTTCACGCAAATTTAACATTGAATTGATTACTTCTTTAAATTTACGCAGTTAGCATTTatgacaaattatttttaacccgagaatatgaaatatttataaagtatCATTATGTGATAATATTAGAAGTTACCGCTCTCGTTATTCAAAAGCCTCGCGAAGGTTGTTGTGTATGCAGTGAAAACTTTAGACTGTTTTAAAATAGTATCCAACGTGTTTGCTAAAACATACTTTACCTGCACGCACTTAAAAAggcttttaaaaattcatctatacatgttaaattattttacgtTAATTACACGTACTTCAatcattattaacatttagaatttagtttttacttttaatttcgatttgaAATTGTACTTAGATTTGAgtggtttatttgaattaatttgatGTGAAGATACCAACAATAAATGGGAGTTTATACCCCCGGTtagtttctaattttaaattagcCTTTCTACGTCAATGGATAGATTTTACGTTTTCTCGTCAGTATTTATACGGGTGGACGGATTTATTTCTGGAGGAGCCTTTACGCACGTTATTGCACTTTACGATTTTccaacaaaaatctattatataatatatgtaattttaattttaacttatctagtattaaatcattttgtaaTAAGTAAGTTAATGTCTATAGACAAGTTTTAGACAGCATGAATCGCTCGTTTCTACAAGCCTTACGATTTCTGCATTTATAATCATGTTGTGGAATGTGCCTGCTCAGCAAggtatttaatattaaaaatgtcaaacaggttaacattttttgtttaaactaaTCGGCAATGTTTCATGGATTccaaataaatcaatattatttttgttggagatgaataaatttgtttaaacaaattttgtggtgaatgttaaaaataaatattgatttgatTTGATGTATTTTTCAATGTGTTAATAAGTCAACAAGAAAACATAGCAAATTTGAATGAAATAGGCtctttgaaacaaataaaaatataataattagtaaatttgaGTTCCGGATAAATTGCAATTGCGAAGAAacgttgcaatttttaattgtttcctGCTCAGCAATGCCTGCGATTCTCACGTATCAATTTAACAATTAAGGTTAATGTTTCTACCTATTTTTGCGATTACAATTTACGTAAAgtaggaaaaaaattattaagaagcTAAAAAGATagataatgtttattttttttcacttgGAGAAGATCCAAAACGTTTTTCAGAAACATTCCTTAttacttgaaatttatggCAACCCATAAACCAGTTCGCCgcaattttttatgtttaatttattttttcaaaactttattcAAGATTCAAAACTTGCAAATAAACCAATGACATTGGAATAAATTGCATTTAAATAATCCTACACAAACGAGtcttaaaaaatacaatttaatttttaaaatagactAATTCTACATTctgaataataaaatcattgtATGCTGCAGCgagataaatattataataacatTGAATGGAGATGGGATGCGCTGGTACTCGAAATAGATATTAATAGCTTATTATTAacgtatattttatattacatattattaatctttatgaaaaatcctttaaaatgaatccaaacacgacctatttatcttttaaactttgcgagatatttcaattttaaattttttagaaaatacaagatggccgaaaacaaatgATTCCTAAATATTACgatagattattaaaaaagatttaaaatgagtccaaactcgacatatctagGAGCTATAACACCCaagatatataatttttataaattcaagatggccgaaatcaaaatttttgctGAGCGCCATCTACAtttgtaattataaattttacaatgtTAATAGAGTATTATGCAAACAAATTTGCGAgatatttcgatttttacatttttcaaaaaaatctaagatggccgaaaacaaatgATTCCTGAATACTATGATAGATTATTAAGAAACAAGtgaaatgagtccaaactcgacatatttaactgtAATAACTCccaagatattttaatttttataatttcaagatggccgaaatcaaaattattagttagcgccatctataatTGTGATTACGAATTTTATAATAGATATAGAgtgttatatatcaaattaggttagaattttctgatctttacgaaaatcttatttttatgtgtttttgaaaaattttaggCATTTTGAAGgttatgaaaatatgaaaatcacctttaatttttgagatcctttaaaatgaacccaaacacGACCTATTTATCTATTAAACTTTCCgagatatttcaatttttacattttttcaaaatccaaaatggccgaaaataaattatttataaatattgttatagataattaaaaaacaagtgaaatgagtccaaacacgacatatctAACTTTTATAACCcccaagatatcttaatttttaaaatttcaagatggccgaaatcaaaattattagttagcgccatctataatTGTGAATTTTACAATAGATATAGAgtgttatatatcaaattaggttagaattttcTGATCTCtacgaaaatcttatttttatgtgtttttgaaaaattttaggCATTTTGaaggttataaaaatatgaaaatcacctttaatttttgagattctttaaaatgaacccaaacacGACCGATTTATCTATTAAACTTTCCgagatatttcaatttttacattttttcaaaatccaaaatggccgaaaataaattatttataaatattgttatagataattaaaaaacaagtgaaatgagtccaaactcgacatgtCTAACTTTTATAACCCccaagataaattaatttttataattaaagatgGCCGAAATTATTTAGCGCCACCTAGATTTGTAATTATCAATTTAGTAATAGATATAGAGTgttatacatcaaattaggcTAGAATTTCCTGATCTTTGTGaaaatcttattctttttgtgtgtttgaaaaaatagtaaccttaaaaatgtcaaaatcatgtttaatttttgcgatAACCTCGTGTTTATACTTAATTTGTAggatttttttcgaaaattaattaattacacaaaattaatgttttaagtaaGAACCGGAAGTAGCTCCAATCTCGGTTATCTTTAAAGCTGAATATGCCGTGTTTgtactcaaattaaagcaaattttgtGAAGATTacatattaatcaaaaaatggatccAAACCCGACTTATTTAtctattaaacttaatttttacattttaaaaaaaatcgaagatGGTCGAAAACAAATGATTCATAAATATTGCGGTTGATGATTAAAAAGCATGttaaatgagtccaaactcgacatatctagGTGTTATAACACCCAAGATacctaaatttttataaattcaagatggccgaaaacaaaacactaataaatAGTGCCATCTATGATTTTAAAAGCGAATTTTATGACACATATAGGGTGTGATACatgaaattaggttaaaattttcttatctttacgaaaatcttatttatttttgtttttctttcaaaatagttttgtattaatgaataaaaagaagaattatttaaaataataacccAACCCATATTAAAACAGAAGTTCTTTATCGAATTTAAATCTACTTTGTGACCTAAAaccttgaaattttttgttttgtaatttcAGGTAAATGTTACATTGCTCTCGTTTAAATCTCAactacaatttcttttttgtcctgcttattttgatttaattcaaaaatggttACTAAAAAGaaggtaaaaaataaaaacaggtCAAAGAGTCAAGTTAAACCTATTGTTAAAGTGgcatttgaaattttattagctttaaaaactgaaaatgaCAAAAACATCCTGAAAGTacataaaacatcaaaaggtAGCTACTTTAATAATCTCATCTGAGACATTAAGTtaagtttaattgtttaaacagAATAGTTgatggtaaaaataaaaatatctggAAGTGGCAAGgtaaacacattaaaaatgaattgtttTCCACTTTAACTGTCAAAATAGGTAGTTATTAAAATCGCTTTGATAAACAAATTACTTTTgaatatctttttttacatatacaaattaattaaatataaaaaaaacttaaaaataattcaaaaaatgctttttaaactTACCCGGcatttttaaactattttttttccgaaaaaatttaaaaaacaaaaatcactcttttcttatatataa contains the following coding sequences:
- the LOC111415032 gene encoding aquaporin AQPcic-like — its product is MPGNKIVVNDNSNTAERVIKFFGEFFGTAVLVFLGCQGCVKLTAIGQPHESIAWIFGLAVMVAIQCFGHVSGGHINPIVTLAAAILGHLPLLLVPIYFLAQFLGALAGYATLMAMTPPGILKGPEAAVGTCSPAFGPGITAPQALLNEFVLSFILTLTCCAVWDWRNTDKHDSVTLRLGFMITVLAMAGGPYSGANMNPARSFAPALLNGDWAGHWVYWVGPLSAGAAAAILYRFAFTKSQPEKTRTPEGIPLNEKA